One region of Manis pentadactyla isolate mManPen7 chromosome 9, mManPen7.hap1, whole genome shotgun sequence genomic DNA includes:
- the C9H1orf202 gene encoding uncharacterized LOC122455338 homolog translates to MAYARPSGPRRGGPQHELLEKTANLTRGGPAAASDGGSGSWCWRRLFRRGAAPGWRRTKAKYTRPGPAAPERGLWGHPRLQRLLQRLAAWRGRYLRRREKPGRLEEIPLLGLGRVRGAD, encoded by the coding sequence ATGGCGTATGCGCGGCCCAGTGGTCCACGGCGCGGCGGCCCGCAGCATGAGCTGCTGGAGAAGACGGCGAACCTGACGCGGGGCGGCCCGGCCGCGGCCAGCGACGGCGGCTCGGGCTCCTGGTGCTGGCGACGGCTCTTCCGGAGAGGCGCCGCCCCCGGCTGGCGCAGGACGAAGGCCAAGTACACGCGGCCCGGCCCGGCGGCCCCAGAGCGCGGCCTGTGGGGCCACCCGCGCCTGCAGAGGCTGCTCCAGAGGCTGGCGGCGTGGCGGGGCCGCTACCTGCGGCGCAGAGAGAAGCCCGGGAGGCTGGAGGAGATCCCGCTGCTGGGACTGGGCCGCGTGCGCGGCGCCGACTAG